The genomic interval AATTATAAATCCGCTGTCATTCCGGATCAGCTTCAGGTTATTGGGAAGCGTTAAATCGGTTAAGATCTTCTCCAGTGAATCTGTCTTTTCAAACTTACCATCAAAATATATCTCCATCACGTCTGAAGGATAATAATAGATGGCTATTCCATAGTAATTACTCAGCTGATCCAATACCTGCGACATAGGCTGATTATTGAATTTATACCAGTCTGGTTTCGTATAACCAGTGTCTTTGTTGCCGGCTCTTACCAATACGTCCGTGCCCCTGGTACTGAAGTCAGACACGAGAACTTTTCCTGTTTTGCGATAGTAGTTGAGTTCTTTACCGGGGGTGAGCACTACATCGTTCATGATTTTCTTTTTATTGATGGCTCCCTGTATCATCACTTTCCCGCTGTTCAGTCTTATGCTGATCATATCTTCTCCCGGGATGGCTTTCACATGAAAAAAGGTGCCTAGTGCGGTCGTATATAGTTCGCCGCTATATACTACGAAAGGATGTGATCTATCGAATGCTACAGTAAAATCGGCTTCTCCTGTCAGGTAAATGTCCCTGTTGTTCCTGAATTGCTTATCATATAGAATGCTGGCTGCCGGCAACAACCTCACTACAGAGCCATCCGGTAATACGACCGCTATGGCTTTAAGGCTGGTATTGGTGGTCAGTTGCTGTTTTTCCGAAGGAATCATTATTGTCAGTCCCGGGTCACCAGCGGCTATTTTCTGCTGGTCGTGGCGGAGCAGAAACAGGCTGCCGCCGAGCAATATGCCGCTTGCTACCGCGGCAATGGCCAGTCGTCTGATCCATTTCTTCCGTTTATCAGCCAATATCGTTTGTTGATGAATATTTTTCAGCCACTGTTGGGAAACGGTTTCCGGGAAGTAGCCATCTTCCTGCAATTGCAGGAATTCTTCTTCCGGCAGGTATTTCTCCAGCATATCAGGATGCTCCTGCAGGTAATTGGCCACCCAGCGGACTTCTTCCGGCGTGCATTGATTGCCGAAGAACCGTTTCAGTAATTCATCATTTATCATATTGTATACAGCTGACAGATAAGTAATACGTTTGTAACAGGCGGACTACGTAGTCCGATGAAAAAATATTTTAAAACCGTCCGAACCAGGCCAGGAGAGAGACGATGAGCCCGAGATAATGTTTTATCTGTTTGATGGCCTGGAAAATATGTGCTTCCACTGTTCTGGATGACAAGGAAAGTTCCTGCGCGATCTGCCGGTGGCTCATGCCTTTAAACCGACTCATTTCGAACACTTTACGACGCATCGGAGGCATTTCTTTCAGTGCATTCGCCAGCTTCGCCTGTAGTTCTTTTTCCGCCAGCTTGCCCCATAGGTCGTCTACCGGCAGGGTATACTCGTCTATTACGTGGATTACTTTTTCCTTGTAAACGGTTTCCTTGCGGAGAAAGTCGATCAGCGTGGTGCGGGCAATGCGGAATAGCTGCACGGATATATCGAGGTCATCTGCGAGGTTTTCCCTGTAGTTCCAGCACTTGATGAATGCCAGCTGCGTCACCTCTTCCGCAATGAAGGATGACCTTGTTTTCTGGAGAATAAAATAGTAGATCCTTTTGTGCCAGGAATAATAGACCTCATTAAATACCAGCAGGTTACCTTGCTTCAAAGCAGCGATAGTATTCAAAACGTGGGGGATTTACCATAGCAATTTAAATAAATAAATATGGAAATGCCAGAGATATGGTCGACGCCGACCGACATCCCATACTGAGACCGGGCTACTTCGCGTGAAAACCCCGGAGAGGCGGCGACCGCCTGGAAACCGAAGGTAACCCGAGCCTATGTATTCGCTTGGTATTCGCTACAGGTTCGGTGGAGGCTCCTACCTACAGGCGCCCTACTATAGCATTATAGGCACTGTTCTATAGCGATCGCTATAGAATAGTAGGCTAAATGTAGGACTATAGCGCCTATAGGTAGGAATCAGTAGGATAGTTGCACCGAATCTCAAGCGAATGCCAGGCGAATCCGAATGCCAGGAAAGAGTGCTGGAGTGGTCTCAAGTCCGACCAGGCGTCTGGTATAAAGCGGGTTTAATCCCAGCTCAAAGGCAGGGTAAAGGCATGGTAAAAGCGTATTAGATCTACTATCTCACATGACAAAAGAGATAAGCCACCAGCAGGGCCCAGTCTCCCGAGGAACTGGATCTCAGGTACCCCCGCACCCTGCGAAGCGCTTCTGTCAGCTGGTTTTTAACCGTTTGCTCCGACAGGTTGAGCCGCCTGGCTATTTCTGCGATAGGAAGGTCTTCTTCCCGGCTCATCCGGAAGATCTGCTGCATACGGGTGGGTAACAGGCTGACGGCAGCGGCAATATTGGCACTCAGTTCTTTGGTTTCCAGCCTGTCATTGAATTCCTGGCTGTCCAGTATGTCGAATAAGGATATTTTTTTGATCTCTGCTGCACTGAAGGCATAGTGACTGATCACCCTGTATTTAATAGCAGCATGCAGGTATTTTGCGAATTCACCTTCCTTAAAAACGGGGATCTCTTTTCTTCTGCGCCAGAGGCTCAGCATGACTTCCTGTACCAGGTCTTTCGCATCATTGACGTCCACCCGCTGACAGGCCCGCGTATATAATGCTTTCCAATACCTGTTATACAGCATCTCGAAAGCAGCTGTATCATCTCCTTTCAGCAATTGCAGCAGGTCCCCGTCACTGATATGCGTTTCGAACATGTTGATCTTGGTGAGCCGTAAAGTAAAAGCGAATTACTTAAGAAAGCAAGTGCATTACAAATAATTAACCGGTCTCTGCTTAGCCGATGCGTAATTCCTCTCCTACCTTCAGCAGTTCCAGGCGCCCTTGTACTGCTCCTTGTTTTTCAAGTCCCTGCAAGGTTTTAAAAGGGTCGCTCAGCGGCTCGTCAGACAGTGCAAAAGTGCCATAATGCATGGGAATCATCACCCTGGCATGCATATCATTTGCGGCTCTTACAGCATCCCGGGGTGAAATATGGCTTTGCGACATGAAAAATTCGGGCTTATATGCCCCTATGCCTGCAATACAATAGTCTATCAGGGGAAAGATGCGGCCTGCATCCCTAAAATGACTGCCATATCCCGAGTCGGCAGCGAAATAAATGGTCCTGCCGCCTCCCTGGATCACAAAAGCGCCCCAAAGCTGCGTATTAACGTCCCCAAACCCGCGTTTGGACCAATGCCTTGCCGGAAGAAAAAAAATCTTTATACGGGCTTCTGTGCGGTATTGCTGGTACCATCCCGCCGTCTGCACCTGCTTACTACCCGTCAGTCTCTCCAGCAGGCCTTCCATCTTTAAGCCTGTCAGGTAGACTGCCTGCGGATTATTTTCTGCCAGTAAACGCAGGCTGCGCTTATCGCAATGGTCCAGGTGATTGTGAGATACCAGGATATAATCGAGGCCCTTTAATTTTGCCGGATCTATGGGAAAAGGCGTACGCCGTTTGAAGAGCAGGATATCATAGAAAACAGGATCGATCAATATGCTGACGCCCGCCAGCCGGATAAAGAAAGAGGCATGCCCCAACCACACGATACAATCTTTATCGGAATACAGGAAGTCCTCAGTATACAGTACCTCCGGATGCCAGGTATCCGCTTTCTTCTCTGCCTTCTGCGGATTACGCTGGAAACGCCATTTCAGAAATTCCAGGAAGGAGTAGATATGCGGGAACTCATGATTCACGAATCTCCCTTTTTTATCTACCGGGGTTCCTTTCCAGTCAAAAGGTAATTGCATACCGGACAATGCCGGGTTTGAGACATATTCCATAGCTGACGTCATGTGTTCCTGACAAATATACGTTATCGGGTACCGTTATTCTCCGTACCGCCTGCTAAGTTCTTTCAGCAGTACATCAACCGCCTCTTTTGTAGCGGAGCTTGCTGCATTCGTAAAGATGACATACCCCCGGTCAGCCTCTTTGATGATATGCACCCGCGTAATGAATGCACCGGCATTTCCTTCGTTATAGGCCACATGATGCTGTGGCAGCTGCAGTGGATTAAACCATCCATAAGAGAACTGTGGCATCCCAAAGAGTAATTGCTCAAAGGTCTTCTTTGGTAATAAATCACTCTTCCCTTTCAGTCCTGTCAGCAACATCCGCACAAACCGGGTATACTCCTCCAGGCTCACATTGATATTGCCTGCTGCCAGTAACCAGTTCATTTTATAACTTTCTGCAGGTGGCAACGGCTGCAGATCAGCGTTATGCCCCCAGGGTTGCGTAGTGTCTTTTAAATTCGGATAGTCGAAGTAGAAATTGATTCCCAACCGCGCCCCCAGTTCCTGTACAAGTGTTTTATAAGGCTTTCTGCTGGCTTTTTCCAGCATCAGCCCCGCAATGATGTAGTCCACGTTGGAAGGTGTCAGCCCGTTCTCATCCGGCTTCATAGGGGCTTGTGTCAGGAAATTCGCCGCCAGTTGTATACGTTGTGCGGCATAATCCCCGTGCAGGTCTTTGAAGCTGGGCGTTTCAGAATTATAGGAATATCCCTGCAGCCTGCCACGGAATGTCAGCAGGTTAGCGAGTGTGACGGTATCGTATACATATCGGGTTCTCCATCTCAGTTCGGGGAATATTGTCAGAATAGTGGAATTCCACCGGATCTTCTGCTCCTTCACCAGTAAAGCAGCAATAAAAGCAGTAATAGCCTTGGTATTCGATCCGATATGGAACCTGTCGCCCGGCTGGGCAGCATAAGTGCTATTAGCCCGTTTTACGCCCAATACATGGCATTCCAGCACACTATCTGAAGAGACAACGGCAAATGCCAGTTCAGGTACTTTGTACTGTTGCCTTATACTATCTGCGAAAGATACAATGCCCTGGCCCTGGCATAGATGAGGAATAGCTGCCAGCAATGGCAGCAGCAAGCGTTTCATAGGTATTAATCTTTATAGGTTCTGATTTGTAAATTGGAAGGTCCCTGCATCTTTACTTCTATACCTGTATTCGTCAACAGGCCGGTCTGTGCATTTCGTTTAAAGACGACCACATTACCGCTGATCTGGTTGGCCACCACCAGGAATTTCCCGGTAGGATCTATCAGGAAATTACGGGGATGTTCACCCTGTACGGGCTCATATCCTACAATGCTTAAGGTCCCGTTTTTGCTAATGCGGTAGATAGCTATATTGTTTTCATCTCCCCGGTTAGAGGCATACAGAAAACGGCCATCGGGCGAGATATGAATATCGGCGCTGTTGTAAAATTTCTGCGGCGCACTATGTGTCATGAGTCTTTGCAGAGAATCCAGCCTGCCCTTCTTGTATTTATATGCCGTTACGGAACCCGACATTTCCTCTATACAATAGGCAAAACGCCCGTTGGGATGAAAGGTAAAATGCCGAGGGCCGCTACCAGACACACTGCGAACAAAACTATCCGCCTGCAGGGGCTTTGCCTGGCTGGCATCAAAGGCGAAACGCCGTATTTTATCCGCCCCCAGGTCAGGAGCGAATACATAATCCTGCGCCGGAGAAAAGACCGTACTATGAATATGAGCGCTTTTCTGTCTCTCAGTGATACTACTATCGGTAAACGGAATAACCGTCACCGCTGTTCCGATAGTACCATCGCTATTCAAAGGGAATACAGAGATACTGCCACCGGTATAGTTTCCATTCACCAGCCAGCGACCGCTTTTATGCACGGCGAGATAGACGGGATTGTCGCCCCCGCTGGGCTGCTTGCTTAGTAAAGTGATTGTAGGCAGCTTCCGGTCGAAGCGGTAACTGCTTACACTACCCATACCTGCTGTACGGGTTTCCGTGCAGGCATAGATATATTCTCCATCCTGTGAAAGGGTCAGATAAGAAGGGTTCATGATGCCGGAAAAAGTGCAGACCTTATCCAGGTTTCCGCTCTCCATATTCATCCTGTAAATGTAGATCCCATCTTTATCTTTCGCGTCATTGTATGATCCGACAAACAGATAGGTTGTCTGGGCATAGATAAAACTGTTGGCGAGTAATGCCAGTAAGAGCAGATATAATCTTTTGAGCAAGGTGATGAAGCGGTTTATCGGGTCCGGAATTGATGTGCCGGACAAAGATAATACTTACCCTCATTCCATTTTAAGGCTTTTTACAGGATTGGTAAGCCTGGCTTTCAGCGCCTGAAAACTGATGGTCAGCCATGTGAAACAGCCTCCGGCAGGAAATCGGGATCGCCAACGCCTCCTCTCTTACATGTCCCTGCCATACATAAACAGCAGGTTTATCTGCGGATCGATACGTATCGTATGGTTAGCGTGTATATTGATCACCGTTACCTTGTCTTTGATCTGCACTTTATATATCCGGGGATCGTTGTCTATAGCGTATTCCAGCGGGAATGTGAACAAAGGTTCCTGTTGCTGCGTGATGATGAACTTACCTTCTCCACCAGGCCTGATGCTCAATTCCGGCATTCCCGGCATATATAGCCATTGCCGGAAGAAGTCGTCCAGGTTTTGCCCGCTTTCCTTTTCCATCACCTTTCTGAAGTCGGAGGTATTGGCATTATGCCCGCCATAAGTTGCGAAATAGCTCCTGATGCCTTTCCAGAAGAGGCTATCCCCCACCTGCCTTCTTAACATATGCAATACCCATCCGCCCTTCTGATAACTATTGGCATTCAGCAATTGTGTATATCTGTCTTTTGCGCTGGTATCGACAACAGGTGTATATCTCTTTTTCTCAAAGGCGATCACTTTCTTGCGGTCCGCCTTTAAACCGGTCTTCAGCGTATCAGTGCCATATGTATGTTCCATATACAGGTGCGTCATGTA from Chitinophaga filiformis carries:
- a CDS encoding lactonase family protein; amino-acid sequence: MLKRLYLLLLALLANSFIYAQTTYLFVGSYNDAKDKDGIYIYRMNMESGNLDKVCTFSGIMNPSYLTLSQDGEYIYACTETRTAGMGSVSSYRFDRKLPTITLLSKQPSGGDNPVYLAVHKSGRWLVNGNYTGGSISVFPLNSDGTIGTAVTVIPFTDSSITERQKSAHIHSTVFSPAQDYVFAPDLGADKIRRFAFDASQAKPLQADSFVRSVSGSGPRHFTFHPNGRFAYCIEEMSGSVTAYKYKKGRLDSLQRLMTHSAPQKFYNSADIHISPDGRFLYASNRGDENNIAIYRISKNGTLSIVGYEPVQGEHPRNFLIDPTGKFLVVANQISGNVVVFKRNAQTGLLTNTGIEVKMQGPSNLQIRTYKD
- a CDS encoding sigma-70 family RNA polymerase sigma factor; this translates as MNTIAALKQGNLLVFNEVYYSWHKRIYYFILQKTRSSFIAEEVTQLAFIKCWNYRENLADDLDISVQLFRIARTTLIDFLRKETVYKEKVIHVIDEYTLPVDDLWGKLAEKELQAKLANALKEMPPMRRKVFEMSRFKGMSHRQIAQELSLSSRTVEAHIFQAIKQIKHYLGLIVSLLAWFGRF
- a CDS encoding FecR family protein, with translation MINDELLKRFFGNQCTPEEVRWVANYLQEHPDMLEKYLPEEEFLQLQEDGYFPETVSQQWLKNIHQQTILADKRKKWIRRLAIAAVASGILLGGSLFLLRHDQQKIAAGDPGLTIMIPSEKQQLTTNTSLKAIAVVLPDGSVVRLLPAASILYDKQFRNNRDIYLTGEADFTVAFDRSHPFVVYSGELYTTALGTFFHVKAIPGEDMISIRLNSGKVMIQGAINKKKIMNDVVLTPGKELNYYRKTGKVLVSDFSTRGTDVLVRAGNKDTGYTKPDWYKFNNQPMSQVLDQLSNYYGIAIYYYPSDVMEIYFDGKFEKTDSLEKILTDLTLPNNLKLIRNDSGFIIKRK
- a CDS encoding MBL fold metallo-hydrolase; translated protein: MEYVSNPALSGMQLPFDWKGTPVDKKGRFVNHEFPHIYSFLEFLKWRFQRNPQKAEKKADTWHPEVLYTEDFLYSDKDCIVWLGHASFFIRLAGVSILIDPVFYDILLFKRRTPFPIDPAKLKGLDYILVSHNHLDHCDKRSLRLLAENNPQAVYLTGLKMEGLLERLTGSKQVQTAGWYQQYRTEARIKIFFLPARHWSKRGFGDVNTQLWGAFVIQGGGRTIYFAADSGYGSHFRDAGRIFPLIDYCIAGIGAYKPEFFMSQSHISPRDAVRAANDMHARVMIPMHYGTFALSDEPLSDPFKTLQGLEKQGAVQGRLELLKVGEELRIG
- a CDS encoding RNA polymerase sigma factor encodes the protein MFETHISDGDLLQLLKGDDTAAFEMLYNRYWKALYTRACQRVDVNDAKDLVQEVMLSLWRRRKEIPVFKEGEFAKYLHAAIKYRVISHYAFSAAEIKKISLFDILDSQEFNDRLETKELSANIAAAVSLLPTRMQQIFRMSREEDLPIAEIARRLNLSEQTVKNQLTEALRRVRGYLRSSSSGDWALLVAYLFCHVR
- a CDS encoding serine hydrolase domain-containing protein; this translates as MKRLLLPLLAAIPHLCQGQGIVSFADSIRQQYKVPELAFAVVSSDSVLECHVLGVKRANSTYAAQPGDRFHIGSNTKAITAFIAALLVKEQKIRWNSTILTIFPELRWRTRYVYDTVTLANLLTFRGRLQGYSYNSETPSFKDLHGDYAAQRIQLAANFLTQAPMKPDENGLTPSNVDYIIAGLMLEKASRKPYKTLVQELGARLGINFYFDYPNLKDTTQPWGHNADLQPLPPAESYKMNWLLAAGNINVSLEEYTRFVRMLLTGLKGKSDLLPKKTFEQLLFGMPQFSYGWFNPLQLPQHHVAYNEGNAGAFITRVHIIKEADRGYVIFTNAASSATKEAVDVLLKELSRRYGE